From Cervus elaphus chromosome 10, mCerEla1.1, whole genome shotgun sequence:
ATCCACTTGGATGATGTATACTGGCAACAAGATGGTACTGGAAGTGTGGAACAAGACTACAAGGAGGACAAAACTGATTAGCTGATAaaggagatgagcaggaggagcccaCAGAGTGACATACAAGTAGACTTACATGGTGTCGTAGTTGAAGAGTGGGTTGTCCTCATAGTTGTCTGTGTACTAGTGAATGGTGGATGTGGGGTTGAAGTGGTGCTGAATCCAGGGACTGGAACACCAGTGGAGCCAGGTGAAGTGGAGGACACAGGAGAAGAAAAGCCAGAAGTCGACTCCTCTTTGGCAGTCATGGTGGTATATTGTGAGACCACAGTGTGGGTGGAGATCTCACTGGGGCTTGATGAGGAAGGACTTGCACTGTTTGTACTGTACAAAGAATGGGTAGAGAATGATGGCATGGACCCATCTGAGGAGCTGGTGTAGAGAGTGGATCCCAGAGAAGAAGATGTGGTCATGTGTCCGTCTCCAACGGAAGTGGttaaggattctccaggccttgATGTGGAAGCAGAAATTTCATTCCCTACAGCAACAGTGCTGTTCAAGGTGCCTGTCGGTTTTGATGAATCAGGGGTGGAAGTAGCAAGAGTGAGTTCCTCTGTGAGGCCTGTGATTGTCTGTGTGGAGACAGAGAGGGTGGTAGACAGCAGGCTGGGAATTGAAGAGGAAGCTAGGCTACTACCATGGCTGGGATAGGAAGTTGACATAGAAGATTCAGAAATGGTTGAAAGGACAGAGGACATCTCAGTAATTGCTGTACTGAGTCCAGTGCTGGAGGTGGTGGTAGAAAGTCCCTCAGAGTTTGAAGGTATATAAATTGTTGAGGTGTCAGAGGAGACTGTATGTGTTGATGGTGCTAAGACTATGGTAGACACAGTGGCTTCAGGAGTAGAATATGTGGTCCTTTCTTCATCACCAGTGGAGGAGGTAATAGACTCAGCTGGACTTGAAGTGGACACAGGACTTCCATTCTCTTGAGAAATTGTCGATGTAGGTAAGTCCGTGACTTGAGAAAAATCAGATATGGTGTTGCGATCTGTGGATTTCTGAGTGACAAAAGTGGTAGACTGTACTGAACCAGATGAGCTGGAAAGTGTCTCTCCAGTGCTAGATGGGGCTGTAGAGCTCCCAGCAACTCCTGTGTGGGAACTCTCAGAAGAAACACTAGATGCAGACCACCCAGAAGTAGTGGCAAAACTCCCAGGGTGTGTGGTGAGGGAACCCTCAGAAGACACGGTGAATTCAGACAGACCAGAAATGGTTGAGGAGGACATGGGAATTGTGGTATGGGAACCCTCAGAAGACACGGTGAATTCAGACAGACCAGAAATGGTTGGGGAGGACATGGGAATTGTGGTATGGGAACCATCAGAAGACACTGTGGATTCAGACAGACCAGTAGTGGTAGAGCTCCCAGGTACCATGGTGGGGGAACCTGAAGAAGACACTGAGGATTCAGACTGACCAGCTGTTGTGTAGGAACCCTCAGAAGAGACTGTGGATTCAGACGGACCAGATGTGGTGATGGTGCTCCCAGGGACTGTGGTGTAGGAACTCTCAGAAGAGACTGAGGATTCAGACCCACCAGAAGTAGTGGGGGAACTCCAAAGGACTGTGGTGAGAGAACCCTCAGAAGACACTGTGAAGTCAGACTCACCAGATAAAGTGGTGGAGCTCCCAGGGAATGTGGTATGGGAATCCTCAGAGGAGACTGTGGATTTAGACAGACTAGAAATGGTTGGGTAGGGCATGGAAACTGTGGCATGGGAACCATCCAGAGAGACGATAGATTCAGACTGAGAAGATGTGGTGATAAAGTTCCCAGGAACTGTAGTGTGGGAACCCTCAGAATAGACAGTGGATTCTGACTGAACAGAAGGAGTGGGGGAACTCCCAAGGACTGTGGTAAGGGAACCTTCAGAAGAGACTGTGGATTCAGAATGACCAGACGTGGTGTGGGAACTCTCCGAAAAGACTATGGATTCAGACCAAACAGAGGTGGAAGAATTCCAAGAGACTGTGGAGAGGGAACCCTCAGCAGATACAGTAGACTCAGACTGACCAGAAGTAATGGTGGAGCTCCCAAGGACTGTAGTGTGGGAACCTTCAGAAAAGATTGTGGATTCAGACTGACCGGATGTTGTGTGAGAACCCTCCACAGAGACTGTGAATTCAGACTGATGAGATGTGGTGTGGGAACCCTCTGAAGAGACTGTGGATTCTGACTGACCAGATGTGGTGTGGGGGTTCTCAGAAGAGACTGTATATTCAGACTGACCAGATGTGCTGACAGAGCTCAAAGGAATTGTGATGAGGGAACCCTCAGAAGAGACTATAGATTCAGACTGAACAGAAGTAAAGGTGGAGCTCCCAGGGGCTGTGGTGTGGGCACCCTGAGAAGAGACTGTTGATTCAAACCGACCAGATGTGGTGGTTAAGCTCCCAGAGATTGTTGAATGGAAACTCTCAGAAAAGATTGTGGATTCTGACTGAACAGAAAGAGTGGGGGAACTCCCAAGCCCTGTCGTGAGGGAGTCCTCTGAAAAGACAGTGAATTCAGACTTTCCAGATGTGGTGTGGAAATTGTCAGAAGACACTGTAGATGAAGTGAGATCAGATGTGGTAGTGGAACTCCAAAGAACTGTGGTGAGGGAACCCACAGAAGAGAATGTAGATTCAGGCAAACCAGTAGTAGTGGTGGAGCTCCAAGGGACTGTGGTGTGGGAACCCTCAGAGGAGACTGTAGATTCAGTCTGACCATATGTGGTGAGAAAAATTCCAGGGACTGTGGTATCGGAATCCTCAATAGACACTGTGGATTCAGACACACTGGATATAGTGGGGAAACTCCCAAGCACTGTGGTAAGGAAACTCTCAGAAGAGGCTGTGGATTCAGACTGACCAGATGTGGTGTGGGAACTCCCTGAAGAGACTGTATAATCAGACCAAGCAGATGTGGTGGTGGAGGTCCAAGGGATTATAGTGAGGGAACCATCAGAAGTGACAGTAGACTCAGACCAACCAGCAGTAGTGGAGCTTCCAGGGATGGTGGTGGGGGAACCCTCAGAAGAGACTGTGGATTCAGGCTGACCAGATGTGGAGAGAAAACTTACAGAGACTGTGGTGGGAGAACCCTCAGAAGAGACTGTGGATTCAGACTGATCAGATGTGGTGTGGGAACTCACAGAAGACACTGTGGATTCTGACAGAAATGATGTAGTGGTGGAGCTTCCAGTGACTGTGGTGGGAGAAGCCTCAGAAGAGACTGTGGATTCAGAATGACCAGATGTGGTGATAGAAGTCCCAGGGACTGTGGTGGGAGAAGTGTCAGAAGAGACTGTGGATTCAGACTGATCAGATGTTGTGTGGGAACTCTCAGAAGACACTGTGGGTTCTGACAGAAATGATGTGGTGATGGAGCTCCCAGCGCCTGTGGTGGGGGACCACTCAGTAGAGACTGTGGATTCAGACTGACCAGATACGGTGTGGGAACTCTCAGAATATACTGTGGATTCTGACAGAACTGATGCAGTGGTGGAGCTTCCAGTGACTGTGGTGGGAGAAGCCTCAGAAGAGACTGTGGATTCAGACTGACCAGATGTGGTGATAAAAGCCCCAGGGTCTGGGGTGGAAGAAGTGTCAGAATAGACTGTGGATTCTGACTGATCAGATGTTGTGTGGGAACTCTCAGAAGACACTGTGGGTTCTGACAGAACTGATGTGGTGGTGGAGCTCCCAGCACCTGTGGTGGGGGACCACTCAGTAGAGACTGTGGATTCCGACTGACTAGATATGGTGTGGGAGCTCTCAGAATACACTGTGAATtctgactgaactgatgtagtGGTGGAGCTTCCAGTGACTGTGGTGGGAGAGGCGTCAGAAGAGACTGTGGATTCTGACTGATCAGATGTGGTGTGGGAACTCTCAGGAGACACTGTGGATTCTGACCGAACTGACGTGGTGGTGAAGCTCCCAAGGACTGTGGTGGGGAAACCTTCAGAAGAGACTGTGGATTCAGACCGACCTGATGTGGTGTGGGAACTCTCAGAATATACTGTGGATtctgactgaactgatgtagtGGTGGAGCTTCCAGtaactgtggtgggaaatgcctcaGAAGAGACTGTGGATTCAGACTGACCAGATGTGGTGAAAATAGTCCCAGGGACTGTGGTGGGAGAAGCGTCAGAAGAGACTGTGGATTCAGACTGATCAGATGTGGTGTGGGAACTCTCAGGAGACACTGTGGGTTCTGACAGAATTGATGTGGTGGTGGAGATCCCAGGGCCTGTGGTTGGGGACCACTCAGTAGAGACTGTGGATTCAGACTGACCAGATATGGTGTGGGAACTCTCAGAAGACACTGTGGATTCTGACAGAACTGATGTGGTGGTGGAGATCCCAGGGCCTGTGGTGGGGGACCACTCAGTAGAGACTGTGGATTCAGATTGAGCAGATATGGTGTGGGAACTCACAGAATATACTGTGGGTTCTGACAGAACTGATGTAGTGGTGGAGCTTCCAGTAACTGTGGTGGGAGATGCCTCAGAAGAGACTGTGGATTCAGGCTGACCAGATGTGGTGTGGGAACTCTCAGAAGACACTGTGGGTTCTGACAGAACTGATGTGGTGGTGGAGATCCCAGGGCCTGTGGTGGGGGACCACTCAGTAGAGACTGTGGATTCAGACTGACCAGTTATGGTGTGGGAACTCTCAGAATATACTGTGGATtctgactgaactgatgtagtGGTGGAGCTTCCAGTAACTGTGGTGGGAGATGCCTCAGAAGAGACTGTGGATTCAGGCTGACCAGATGTGGTGTGGGAACTCTCAGGAGACACTGTGGGTTCTGACAGAACTGATGTAGTGGTGGAGCTTCCAGTAACTGTGGTGGGGGACCACTCAGTGGAGACTGTGGATTCAGACTGACCAGTTATGGTGTGGGAATTCTCAGAATATACTGTGGATtctgactgaactgatgtagtGGTGGAGCTTCCAGTAACTGTGGTGGGAGATGCCTCAGAAGAGACTGTGGGTTCAGGCTGACCAGATGTGGTGTGGGAACTCTCAGGAGACACTGTGGGTTCTGACCAAATTGATGTGGTGGTGAAGCTCCCAAGGACTGTGGTGGGGAAACCTTCAGAAGAGACTGTGGATTCAGACCGACCTGATGTGGTGTGGGAACTCTCAGAATATACTGTGGATtctgactgaactgatgtagtGGTGGAGCTTCCAGTGACTGTGGTGGAAGAAGCCTCAGAAGAGACTGTGTATTCAGACTGATCAGATGTGGTGTGGGAACTCACAGAAGACACTGTGGATTCTGACAGATCTGATGTGGTGGTGAAGCTCCCAAGGACTGTGGTGGGAGAAGCCTCAGAAGAGACTGTAGATTCAGACTGACCAGATGTGGTGATAAAAGCCCTAGGGACTGTGGTGGGAGAAGTGTCAGAATAGACTGTGGATTCTGACTGATCAGATGTTGTGTGGGAACTCTCAGAAGACCCTGTGGATTCTGACAGAACTGATGTGGTCGTGGATCTCCCAGCGTCTGTGGTGGGGGACCACCCAGTAGAGACTGTGGATTGAGACTGACCAGATGTGGTGATAGAAGCCCCAAGGACTGTGGTGGGAGAAGCATCAGGAGAGACTGTGGATTCAGACTGATCAGATGTGGTGTGGGAACTCTCAGAAGACCCTGTGGATTCTGACAGAACTGATGTGGTCGTGGCGCTCCCAGCGTCTGTGGTGGGGGACCACTCAGTAGAGACTGTGGATTGAGACTGACCAGATGTGGTGATAGAAGACCCAAGGACTGTGGTGGGAGAAGCGTCAGAAGAGACTGTGGATTCAGACTGATCAGATGTTGTGTGGGAACTCTCAGAAGACACTGTGGATTCTGACAGAACTGATGTGGTGGTGGAGCTCCCAGGGCCTGTGGTGGGAGACCACTCAGTAGAGACTGTGGATTCAGACTGACCAGATATGGTGTGGGAACTCTCAGAATATACTGTGGA
This genomic window contains:
- the LOC122701787 gene encoding mucin-12-like isoform X3, encoding MLVTWILPMVFWLWVPNTASSSATATSTSSGMTTTDYPKITSTTVSEKSTTTSGPFKSSVSSTSPLITVLGSSTNTSARTEPTVSSEASSTTVTGSSTTTSVQSESTVYSESPHTISSQSESTVSTEWSPTTGAGSSTTTSVLSEPTVSSESSHTTSDQSESTVYSDASPTTVPGTSITTSGQSESTVSTEWSPTTGPGSSTTTSVLSESTVSSESSHTTSDQSESTVSSDASPTTVLGSSITTSGQSQSTVSTEWSPTTDAGSATTTSVLSESTGSSESSHTTSDQSESTVSPDASPTTVLGASITTSGQSQSTVSTGWSPTTDAGRSTTTSVLSESTGSSESSHTTSDQSESTVYSDTSPTTVPRAFITTSGQSESTVSSEASPTTVLGSFTTTSDLSESTVSSVSSHTTSDQSEYTVSSEASSTTVTGSSTTTSVQSESTVYSESSHTTSGRSESTVSSEGFPTTVLGSFTTTSIWSEPTVSPESSHTTSGQPEPTVSSEASPTTVTGSSTTTSVQSESTVYSENSHTITGQSESTVSTEWSPTTVTGSSTTTSVLSEPTVSPESSHTTSGQPESTVSSEASPTTVTGSSTTTSVQSESTVYSESSHTITGQSESTVSTEWSPTTGPGISTTTSVLSEPTVSSESSHTTSGQPESTVSSEASPTTVTGSSTTTSVLSEPTVYSVSSHTISAQSESTVSTEWSPTTGPGISTTTSVLSESTVSSESSHTISGQSESTVSTEWSPTTGPGISTTTSILSEPTVSPESSHTTSDQSESTVSSDASPTTVPGTIFTTSGQSESTVSSEAFPTTVTGSSTTTSVQSESTVYSESSHTTSGRSESTVSSEGFPTTVLGSFTTTSVRSESTVSPESSHTTSDQSESTVSSDASPTTVTGSSTTTSVQSEFTVYSESSHTISSQSESTVSTEWSPTTGAGSSTTTSVLSEPTVSSESSHTTSDQSESTVYSDTSSTPDPGAFITTSGQSESTVSSEASPTTVTGSSTTASVLSESTVYSESSHTVSGQSESTVSTEWSPTTVTGSSTTTSFLSESTVSSVSSHTTSDQSESTVSSEGSPTTVSVSFLSTSGQPESTVSSEGSPTTIPGSSTTAGWSESTVTSDGSLTIIPWTSTTTSAWSDYTVSSGSSHTTSGQSESTASSESFLTTVLGSFPTISSVSESTVSIEDSDTTVPGIFLTTYGQTESTVSSEGSHTTVPWSSTTTTGLPESTFSSVGSLTTVLWSSTTTSDLTSSTVSSDNFHTTSGKSEFTVFSEDSLTTGLGSSPTLSVQSESTIFSESFHSTISGSLTTTSGRFESTVSSQGAHTTAPGSSTFTSVQSESIVSSEGSLITIPLSSVSTSGQSEYTVSSENPHTTSGQSESTVSSEGSHTTSHQSEFTVSVEGSHTTSGQSESTIFSEGSHTTVLGSSTITSGQSESTVSAEGSLSTVSWNSSTSVWSESIVFSESSHTTSGHSESTVSSEGSLTTVLGSSPTPSVQSESTVYSEGSHTTVPGNFITTSSQSESIVSLDGSHATVSMPYPTISSLSKSTVSSEDSHTTFPGSSTTLSGESDFTVSSEGSLTTVLWSSPTTSGGSESSVSSESSYTTVPGSTITTSGPSESTVSSEGSYTTAGQSESSVSSSGSPTMVPGSSTTTGLSESTVSSDGSHTTIPMSSPTISGLSEFTVSSEGSHTTIPMSSSTISGLSEFTVSSEGSLTTHPGSFATTSGWSASSVSSESSHTGVAGSSTAPSSTGETLSSSSGSVQSTTFVTQKSTDRNTISDFSQVTDLPTSTISQENGSPVSTSSPAESITSSTGDEERTTYSTPEATVSTIVLAPSTHTVSSDTSTIYIPSNSEGLSTTTSSTGLSTAITEMSSVLSTISESSMSTSYPSHGSSLASSSIPSLLSTTLSVSTQTITGLTEELTLATSTPDSSKPTGTLNSTVAVGNEISASTSRPGESLTTSVGDGHMTTSSSLGSTLYTSSSDGSMPSFSTHSLYSTNSASPSSSSPSEISTHTVVSQYTTMTAKEESTSGFSSPVSSTSPGSTGVPVPGFSTTSTPHPPFTSTQTTMRTTHSSTTTPLQCYNGATWNGKKCVCAKGYSGYQCKYPKESFPIETPQKINATVDLRVKVTNRDFTDDLNDKSSDAYKNFVQVFKSRMDKVYRDKNFPQYRGVNVTRLRPGSVVVEHELIMEANYTSGYLELFENLTKIVRAKIMNETGQLHGNSEDCKNLSLLCYDETDTIVNPVKINFDLQEQCTKNAAEELAQFYYVDELDGKLACVNKCTPGTKSEMDCHHGRCQLQQSGPRCLCLNSDTHWYSGETCESSTSKSMVYGVVGAVAALLVILVVVLIFLLSRSQRKLHSRQEYDMSREWQDAGYPGSFENTSVWEGQDLKGDTFGLENIYRNFQPSLRSVDPTTELHIQRPTVVTAAQ
- the LOC122701787 gene encoding mucin-12-like isoform X4, producing MLVTWILPMVFWLWVPNTASSSATATSTSSGMTTTDYPKITSTTVSEKSTTTSGPFKSSVSSTSPLITVLGSSTNTSARTEPTVSSEASSTTVTGSSTTTSVQSESTVYSESPHTISSQSESTVSTEWSPTTGAGSSTTTSVLSEPTVSSESSHTTSDQSESTVYSDASPTTVPGTSITTSGQSQSTVSTEWSPTTGPGISTTTSVLSESTVYSESSHTISGQSESTVSTEWSPTTGPGSSTTTSVLSESTVSSESSHTTSDQSESTVSSDASPTTVLGSSITTSGQSQSTVSTEWSPTTDAGSATTTSVLSESTGSSESSHTTSDQSESTVSPDASPTTVLGASITTSGQSQSTVSTGWSPTTDAGRSTTTSVLSESTGSSESSHTTSDQSESTVYSDTSPTTVPRAFITTSGQSESTVSSEASPTTVLGSFTTTSDLSESTVSSVSSHTTSDQSEYTVSSEASSTTVTGSSTTTSVQSESTVYSESSHTTSGRSESTVSSEGFPTTVLGSFTTTSIWSEPTVSPESSHTTSGQPEPTVSSEASPTTVTGSSTTTSVQSESTVYSENSHTITGQSESTVSTEWSPTTVTGSSTTTSVLSEPTVSPESSHTTSGQPESTVSSEASPTTVTGSSTTTSVQSESTVYSESSHTITGQSESTVSTEWSPTTGPGISTTTSVLSEPTVSSESSHTTSGQPESTVSSEASPTTVTGSSTTTSVLSEPTVYSVSSHTISAQSESTVSTEWSPTTGPGISTTTSVLSESTVSSESSHTISGQSESTVSTEWSPTTGPGISTTTSILSEPTVSPESSHTTSDQSESTVSSDASPTTVPGTIFTTSGQSESTVSSEAFPTTVTGSSTTTSVQSESTVYSESSHTTSGRSESTVSSEGFPTTVLGSFTTTSVRSESTVSPESSHTTSDQSESTVSSDASPTTVTGSSTTTSVQSEFTVYSESSHTISSQSESTVSTEWSPTTVTGSSTTTSFLSESTVSSVSSHTTSDQSESTVSSEGSPTTVSVSFLSTSGQPESTVSSEGSPTTIPGSSTTAGWSESTVTSDGSLTIIPWTSTTTSAWSDYTVSSGSSHTTSGQSESTASSESFLTTVLGSFPTISSVSESTVSIEDSDTTVPGIFLTTYGQTESTVSSEGSHTTVPWSSTTTTGLPESTFSSVGSLTTVLWSSTTTSDLTSSTVSSDNFHTTSGKSEFTVFSEDSLTTGLGSSPTLSVQSESTIFSESFHSTISGSLTTTSGRFESTVSSQGAHTTAPGSSTFTSVQSESIVSSEGSLITIPLSSVSTSGQSEYTVSSENPHTTSGQSESTVSSEGSHTTSHQSEFTVSVEGSHTTSGQSESTIFSEGSHTTVLGSSTITSGQSESTVSAEGSLSTVSWNSSTSVWSESIVFSESSHTTSGHSESTVSSEGSLTTVLGSSPTPSVQSESTVYSEGSHTTVPGNFITTSSQSESIVSLDGSHATVSMPYPTISSLSKSTVSSEDSHTTFPGSSTTLSGESDFTVSSEGSLTTVLWSSPTTSGGSESSVSSESSYTTVPGSTITTSGPSESTVSSEGSYTTAGQSESSVSSSGSPTMVPGSSTTTGLSESTVSSDGSHTTIPMSSPTISGLSEFTVSSEGSHTTIPMSSSTISGLSEFTVSSEGSLTTHPGSFATTSGWSASSVSSESSHTGVAGSSTAPSSTGETLSSSSGSVQSTTFVTQKSTDRNTISDFSQVTDLPTSTISQENGSPVSTSSPAESITSSTGDEERTTYSTPEATVSTIVLAPSTHTVSSDTSTIYIPSNSEGLSTTTSSTGLSTAITEMSSVLSTISESSMSTSYPSHGSSLASSSIPSLLSTTLSVSTQTITGLTEELTLATSTPDSSKPTGTLNSTVAVGNEISASTSRPGESLTTSVGDGHMTTSSSLGSTLYTSSSDGSMPSFSTHSLYSTNSASPSSSSPSEISTHTVVSQYTTMTAKEESTSGFSSPVSSTSPGSTGVPVPGFSTTSTPHPPFTSTQTTMRTTHSSTTTPLQCYNGATWNGKKCVCAKGYSGYQCKYPKESFPIETPQKINATVDLRVKVTNRDFTDDLNDKSSDAYKNFVQVFKSRMDKVYRDKNFPQYRGVNVTRLRPGSVVVEHELIMEANYTSGYLELFENLTKIVRAKIMNETGQLHGNSEDCKNLSLLCYDETDTIVNPVKINFDLQEQCTKNAAEELAQFYYVDELDGKLACVNKCTPGTKSEMDCHHGRCQLQQSGPRCLCLNSDTHWYSGETCESSTSKSMVYGVVGAVAALLVILVVVLIFLLSRSQRKLHSRQEYDMSREWQDAGYPGSFENTSVWEGQDLKGDTFGLENIYRNFQPSLRSVDPTTELHIQRPTVVTAAQ
- the LOC122701787 gene encoding mucin-12-like isoform X1 codes for the protein MLVTWILPMVFWLWVPNTASSSATATSTSSGMTTTDYPKITSTTVSEKSTTTSGPFKSSVSSTSPLITVLGSSTNTSARTEPTVSSEASSTTVTGSSTTTSVQSESTVYSESPHTISSQSESTVSTEWSPTTGAGSSTTTSVLSEPTVSSESSHTTSDQSESTVYSDASPTTVPGTSITTSGQSQSTVSTEWSPTTGPGISTTTSVLSESTVYSESSHTISGQSESTVSTEWSPTTGPGSSTTTSVLSESTVSSESSHTTSDQSESTVSSDASPTTVLGSSITTSGQSQSTVSTEWSPTTDAGSATTTSVLSESTGSSESSHTTSDQSESTVSPDASPTTVLGASITTSGQSQSTVSTGWSPTTDAGRSTTTSVLSESTGSSESSHTTSDQSESTVYSDTSPTTVPRAFITTSGQSESTVSSEASPTTVLGSFTTTSDLSESTVSSVSSHTTSDQSEYTVSSEASSTTVTGSSTTTSVQSESTVYSESSHTTSGRSESTVSSEGFPTTVLGSFTTTSIWSEPTVSPESSHTTSGQPEPTVSSEASPTTVTGSSTTTSVQSESTVYSENSHTITGQSESTVSTEWSPTTVTGSSTTTSVLSEPTVSPESSHTTSGQPESTVSSEASPTTVTGSSTTTSVQSESTVYSESSHTITGQSESTVSTEWSPTTGPGISTTTSVLSEPTVSSESSHTTSGQPESTVSSEASPTTVTGSSTTTSVLSEPTVYSVSSHTISAQSESTVSTEWSPTTGPGISTTTSVLSESTVSSESSHTISGQSESTVSTEWSPTTGPGISTTTSILSEPTVSPESSHTTSDQSESTVSSDASPTTVPGTIFTTSGQSESTVSSEAFPTTVTGSSTTTSVQSESTVYSESSHTTSGRSESTVSSEGFPTTVLGSFTTTSVRSESTVSPESSHTTSDQSESTVSSDASPTTVTGSSTTTSVQSEFTVYSESSHTISSQSESTVSTEWSPTTGAGSSTTTSVLSEPTVSSESSHTTSDQSESTVYSDTSSTPDPGAFITTSGQSESTVSSEASPTTVTGSSTTASVLSESTVYSESSHTVSGQSESTVSTEWSPTTVTGSSTTTSFLSESTVSSVSSHTTSDQSESTVSSEGSPTTVSVSFLSTSGQPESTVSSEGSPTTIPGSSTTAGWSESTVTSDGSLTIIPWTSTTTSAWSDYTVSSGSSHTTSGQSESTASSESFLTTVLGSFPTISSVSESTVSIEDSDTTVPGIFLTTYGQTESTVSSEGSHTTVPWSSTTTTGLPESTFSSVGSLTTVLWSSTTTSDLTSSTVSSDNFHTTSGKSEFTVFSEDSLTTGLGSSPTLSVQSESTIFSESFHSTISGSLTTTSGRFESTVSSQGAHTTAPGSSTFTSVQSESIVSSEGSLITIPLSSVSTSGQSEYTVSSENPHTTSGQSESTVSSEGSHTTSHQSEFTVSVEGSHTTSGQSESTIFSEGSHTTVLGSSTITSGQSESTVSAEGSLSTVSWNSSTSVWSESIVFSESSHTTSGHSESTVSSEGSLTTVLGSSPTPSVQSESTVYSEGSHTTVPGNFITTSSQSESIVSLDGSHATVSMPYPTISSLSKSTVSSEDSHTTFPGSSTTLSGESDFTVSSEGSLTTVLWSSPTTSGGSESSVSSESSYTTVPGSTITTSGPSESTVSSEGSYTTAGQSESSVSSSGSPTMVPGSSTTTGLSESTVSSDGSHTTIPMSSPTISGLSEFTVSSEGSHTTIPMSSSTISGLSEFTVSSEGSLTTHPGSFATTSGWSASSVSSESSHTGVAGSSTAPSSTGETLSSSSGSVQSTTFVTQKSTDRNTISDFSQVTDLPTSTISQENGSPVSTSSPAESITSSTGDEERTTYSTPEATVSTIVLAPSTHTVSSDTSTIYIPSNSEGLSTTTSSTGLSTAITEMSSVLSTISESSMSTSYPSHGSSLASSSIPSLLSTTLSVSTQTITGLTEELTLATSTPDSSKPTGTLNSTVAVGNEISASTSRPGESLTTSVGDGHMTTSSSLGSTLYTSSSDGSMPSFSTHSLYSTNSASPSSSSPSEISTHTVVSQYTTMTAKEESTSGFSSPVSSTSPGSTGVPVPGFSTTSTPHPPFTSTQTTMRTTHSSTTTPLQCYNGATWNGKKCVCAKGYSGYQCKYPKESFPIETPQKINATVDLRVKVTNRDFTDDLNDKSSDAYKNFVQVFKSRMDKVYRDKNFPQYRGVNVTRLRPGSVVVEHELIMEANYTSGYLELFENLTKIVRAKIMNETGQLHGNSEDCKNLSLLCYDETDTIVNPVKINFDLQEQCTKNAAEELAQFYYVDELDGKLACVNKCTPGTKSEMDCHHGRCQLQQSGPRCLCLNSDTHWYSGETCESSTSKSMVYGVVGAVAALLVILVVVLIFLLSRSQRKLHSRQEYDMSREWQDAGYPGSFENTSVWEGQDLKGDTFGLENIYRNFQPSLRSVDPTTELHIQRPTVVTAAQ